In a single window of the Mugil cephalus isolate CIBA_MC_2020 chromosome 6, CIBA_Mcephalus_1.1, whole genome shotgun sequence genome:
- the ctbs gene encoding di-N-acetylchitobiase isoform X1, producing MAWSLLVGYVFLSSLLVICRSTTCPCERPELCQQIREERDFEVFVFDVGGKTWKSYNWSMVTTVATFGKYDAELMCYAHSKGARVVQKGDVRLASIVDQDNRTAWITDKVSLAKSQFMDGINIDIEQAVEEGSPEYHALTALVKETTEAFHREIPGSQVSFDVAWSPKCIDKRCYDYVAIAESCDLLFVMSYDEQSQILGDCIAMANAPVLQTLNAYDLYLDLNIDPKKLVMGVPWYGYDYPCVNLSQEGICSIAKVPFRGAPCSDAAGKQKTYKWIMKQVNSSLSGRLWDDKQQAPYFNYKDQKGQIHQVWYDDPHSICLKAATVKSKGLMGIGMWNGNILDYSDEPVAREQTSRMWNALLGC from the exons ATGGCCTGGTCTCTTCTGGTGGGTTATGTGTTTTTGTCGTCGCTGCTGGTAATCTGCAGGTCCACTACGTGTCCGTGTGAGAGACCGGAGCTGTGCCAGCAAATCCGAGAGGAACGAGACTTCGAG gtgtttgtgtttgacgtGGGTGGAAAGACATGGAAATCATACAACTGGAGCATGGTGACGACAGTGGCAACCTTTGGAAAATATGATGCTGAGCTCATGTGTTACGCTCACTCCAAAGGTGCACGAGTAGTCCAAAAAG GTGACGTTCGCCTCGCTTCTATTGTGGACCAAGACAACAGGACAGCATGGATAACGGACAAGGTCAGCTTGGCCAAGAGTCAGTTCATGGATGGGATAAATATTGACATCGAACAGGCAGTGGAAGAAGGCTCGCCGGAGTACCATGCATTAACCGCGCTGGTCAAAGAAACTACAGAGGCCTTCCACAGGGAGATACCAGGTTCTCAG GTCTCATTTGATGTTGCCTGGTCACCCAAATGTATCGACAAGCGGTGCTATGACTACGTTGCCATCGCCGAATCCTGCGACCTGCTGTTTGTGATGTCCTATGATGAGCAGAGTCAGATCCTGGGGGACTGCATTGCCATGGCAAATGCTCCTGTCCTTCAAACACTAAACG ctTATGACCTGTATTTGGATCTGAACATTGATCCAAAGAAGCTGGTGATGGGAGTTCCATGGTACGGCTATGACTACCCATGTGTCAACCTTTCCCAG GAGGGAATATGTTCTATAGCCAAAGTTCCTTTCCGTGGAGCCCCTTGCAGTGATGCAgcagggaaacaaaaaacatacaagtGGATCATGAAGCAGGTCAACAGCTCCTTATCTGGCAGGCTCTGGGATGACAAGCAGCAGGCTCCTTACTTTAATTACAAG gaCCAGAAAGGACAGATTCATCAGGTCTGGTACGACGACCCACATAGTATTTGCCTTAAGGCGGCCACTGTGAAATCTAAAGGCTTGATGGGCATTGGCATGTGGAACGGTAACATCTTGGACTACAGCGATGAGCCAGTCGCCAGGGAACAGACCTCACGGATGTGGAATGCCCTGTTAGGATGCTAG
- the rpf1 gene encoding ribosome production factor 1 has protein sequence MDITEVPTNQHGKCKKKKKAKNKSDSKEGSGEGSGVEKMEDSVAASSFPPTFSVSEIKNKQRRHLMFMKLKQEKRKQKLQLKKKKKKERKALGDKAPPKEVPKTIENQRVYDETTVNPEDEEVAFDEGTDEFSAYFNGLTNPKVLITTSDRPRGRTVKFCEQLATVIPNAHVYYRRGLALKKIIPQCIARNFTYLMVINQDRQLANGMVLCHLPDGPTAHFKMSSVRLRKEMKRRGKDPTEHSPEVILNNFTTRLGHTIGRLFAALFPQDPQFIGRQVATFHNQRDFIFFRFHRYIFKNEKKVGIQEMGPRFTLKLRSLQKGTFDSKFGEYEWVLKRHEMDACRRKFQL, from the exons ATGGACATTACAGAGGTTCCTACGAATCAGCACGGGAAatgtaagaaaaagaagaaggcaaaGAATAAGAGTGACAGTAAGGAGGGGAGCGGTGAAGGCAGCGGagtggagaagatggaggacaGCGTGGCAGCGTCCTCTTTCCCCCCCACCTTCAGTGTGTCCGAAATCAAGAATAAACAGCGGAGACACCTCATGTTTATGAAACTCaagcaggagaaaagaaag caaaagttgcagctgaagaagaaaaagaagaaagaaaggaaagctTTAGGAGACAAG GCACCACCAAAGGAGGTCCCCAAGACGATAGAAAACCAGAGGGTGTATGATGAGACCACAGTCAATCCAGAAGATGAAGAG GTTGCATTTGACGAGGGAACTGATGAATTTTCTGCCTACTTCAACGGGCTGACGAATCCCAAAGTGCTCATCACCACATCAGACAGGCCCAGAGGG AGGACGGTGAAGTTTTGTGAACAGCTGGCCACAGTAATCCCAAATGCCCACGTCTACTACAGAAGAGGTTTGGCCCTGAAGAAGATCATTCCCCAGTGCATCGCCAGGAACTTCACCTACCTCATGGTCATCAATCAGGACCGTCAGTTGGCCA ATGGTATGGTTCTCTGCCACCTTCCTGACGGACCAACTGCACACTTCAAAATGAGCAGTGTTCGACTACGCAAGGAGATGAAG AGACGAGGTAAAGATCCAACCGAACACTCTCCAGAGGTGATCCTCAATAACTTCACCACTCGTCTGGGACACACCATCGGCCGACTGTTTGCTGCTCTGTTCCCACAAGACCCTCAGTTTATTGGTCGACAGGTCGCAACTTTCCACAACCAGAGagacttcatcttcttcaggttcCACAG ATACATCTtcaaaaatgagaagaaagtTGGAATTCAGGAGATGGGACCTCGCTTCACCCTCAAACTTCGCTCTCTACAGAAAGGCACCTTCGATTCAAAGTTTGGAGAGTATGAGTGGGTGCTGAAG cGTCATGAGATGGACGCCTGCAGACGGAAATTCCAGCTTTGA
- the ctbs gene encoding di-N-acetylchitobiase isoform X2, producing MVTTVATFGKYDAELMCYAHSKGARVVQKGDVRLASIVDQDNRTAWITDKVSLAKSQFMDGINIDIEQAVEEGSPEYHALTALVKETTEAFHREIPGSQVSFDVAWSPKCIDKRCYDYVAIAESCDLLFVMSYDEQSQILGDCIAMANAPVLQTLNAYDLYLDLNIDPKKLVMGVPWYGYDYPCVNLSQEGICSIAKVPFRGAPCSDAAGKQKTYKWIMKQVNSSLSGRLWDDKQQAPYFNYKDQKGQIHQVWYDDPHSICLKAATVKSKGLMGIGMWNGNILDYSDEPVAREQTSRMWNALLGC from the exons ATGGTGACGACAGTGGCAACCTTTGGAAAATATGATGCTGAGCTCATGTGTTACGCTCACTCCAAAGGTGCACGAGTAGTCCAAAAAG GTGACGTTCGCCTCGCTTCTATTGTGGACCAAGACAACAGGACAGCATGGATAACGGACAAGGTCAGCTTGGCCAAGAGTCAGTTCATGGATGGGATAAATATTGACATCGAACAGGCAGTGGAAGAAGGCTCGCCGGAGTACCATGCATTAACCGCGCTGGTCAAAGAAACTACAGAGGCCTTCCACAGGGAGATACCAGGTTCTCAG GTCTCATTTGATGTTGCCTGGTCACCCAAATGTATCGACAAGCGGTGCTATGACTACGTTGCCATCGCCGAATCCTGCGACCTGCTGTTTGTGATGTCCTATGATGAGCAGAGTCAGATCCTGGGGGACTGCATTGCCATGGCAAATGCTCCTGTCCTTCAAACACTAAACG ctTATGACCTGTATTTGGATCTGAACATTGATCCAAAGAAGCTGGTGATGGGAGTTCCATGGTACGGCTATGACTACCCATGTGTCAACCTTTCCCAG GAGGGAATATGTTCTATAGCCAAAGTTCCTTTCCGTGGAGCCCCTTGCAGTGATGCAgcagggaaacaaaaaacatacaagtGGATCATGAAGCAGGTCAACAGCTCCTTATCTGGCAGGCTCTGGGATGACAAGCAGCAGGCTCCTTACTTTAATTACAAG gaCCAGAAAGGACAGATTCATCAGGTCTGGTACGACGACCCACATAGTATTTGCCTTAAGGCGGCCACTGTGAAATCTAAAGGCTTGATGGGCATTGGCATGTGGAACGGTAACATCTTGGACTACAGCGATGAGCCAGTCGCCAGGGAACAGACCTCACGGATGTGGAATGCCCTGTTAGGATGCTAG
- the LOC125009191 gene encoding vitellogenin-2-like, with product MRVLVLALTVALVGSHQISFAPEFAPGKTYEYKYEAFLMGGLPEEGLARAGVKIQSKVLINEAAAGTFILKLADPELFEYSGIWPKDAFIPATKLTSALAAQLLTPIKFEYANGVVGKVFAPAGVSATVLNIYRGILNILQLNIKKTQNVYELQEPGAQGVCKTHYAISEDAKADRIVLTKTKDLNHCQERIIKDIGMAYTQTCFECDARGKTLKGAAAFNYIMKPAPTGALILEASATELIQFSPFNILNGAAQMEAKQILTFLEIKRAPLEPIRAEYLHRGSLQYEFGSELLQTPIQLLRISNAEAQIIEILNHLVTFNVAMVHEDAPLKFIELVQLLRVARFESIEALWAQFKARPDHRHWILNAIPAIGTQAALRFLKEKFLAGELSSAEAAQALLTSVQLVTADLEAIKLAEGLALNRNIQENPVLREIAMLGYGTLVAKYCAENAACPAELVRPIHEFAIQALEAGEIEELAIAIKVLGNAGHPASLKPIMKLLPGFGSAAASLPLRVHFDAIMALRNIAKREPKMIQEVAVQLFMNRDLHPELRMVAAVVLFETKLPMGLVTTLAEAVLKEKNLQVASFVYSYMKAMTKTTAPDTASLAAACNVAVKMLSPKFDRLSYRFSRALYFDAYHNPWMMGAAASIFYINDAATVLPKAIVAKVRTYMAGAYADVLEFGVRTEGVQEALLKINNAPDADRIAKMKQVMKALSEWRAHPSSKPLASVYVKFFGQEVAFANIDKAIVDQIVELTTGPAVAATGRRVLDALLSGFAIHYAKPVLVAEVRRIIPTSVGLPMELSFYTAAVAAASVQFQATVTPPLPENFHAAQVLRSDISMKAAVSPSVSMHTYAVLGVNTAFIQAALMSRARVHTIVPAKMEARADIIKGNFKFQFLPVQNIDTIASALVDTFAVARNVEDLAAAKITAVVPAAAAAAAQLSRETFTSRISKMASSLIGGMSMSSEIIPADLSRQTARILKAPKAFQKKMCAAIETFGFKACTEIESHNAAFIRNCPLYALIGKHAVFVKIAPAGPVIEKIEVEVQVGERAAEKIVKVINMSEEEEILEDKNVLMKLKKILVPGLNSTAKSSSSSSSQSSSYRSSISSSASAKTSSSSSSRPISKIAGVAPIHKASRRVSSSSSSSRSIARSSSSSRSASNSRSSLGSSSRSSSSSSSRSSSLSKQELFAMKFTKNHIHQHAVSTARASSKSSAYSFESIYNKAKYLANSVSPAVTILIRAVRADHKVQGYQIAAYFDKATARLQLILANLAENDNWRICADGMMLSYNKLMAKIAWGIECKQYETEIIAETGLVAQEPAFRLKLTWNKLPTSMKRYAKMLSEYISHFALETGVSLAKVKNVRNQIKLTVAVASETSLNIVLKTPKRTFYKLGVGVVVSLPFGDTAAELDAYQSNWADKISYMITKAHAVECNLVRDTLITFNNRKYENEIPHSCYQVLAQDCTPELKFMVLLKRDQTQEQNLISIKIGNLDVDMYPKDSAIFVKVNGVEIPIANLPYQHPSGKVQIRQRGEGIALHAPSHGLQEVFFDANALKIKVVDWMRGQTCGLCGRADGEIRQEYRTPNERITKNAVSYAHSWVLPGKTCRDTSECFVQHESVKLEKQVTLQGQESKCYSVEPVLRCLPGCMPVRTTSVNIGFHCLPADSNVNRSDGLSNIYEKSIDLMETVEAHLACRCTAQCA from the exons ATGAGGGTGCTTGTACTTGCTCTTACCGTGGCCCTTGTGG GGAGTCACCAGATCAGCTTTG cacCAGAGTTTGCTCCCGGAAAGACCTATGAATACAAATATGAAGcgtttctcatgggtggccttCCTGAGGAAGGCCTAGCACGGGCTGGAGTGAAGATCCAGAGCAAAGTTTTGATCAATGAAGCAGCAGCCGGCACCTTCATTCTGAAG CTTGCAGACCCTGAACTCTTTGAGTACAGTGGAATCTGGCCCAAAGATGCTTTCATTCCTGCCACCAAGCTCACTTCAGCTCTGGCTGCTCAGCTCTTGACACCCATCAAGTTTGAATATGCCAATGGTGTTGTTGGTAAAGTGTTTGCACCTGCTGGCGTCTCTGCAACAGTTTTGAATATCTATAGGGGAATCCTTAACATCTTGCAGCTAAACATCAAGAAGACACAGAATGTGTATGAGCTGCAAGAG CCTGGAGCGCAGGGTGTGTGTAAGACCCACTATGCCATCAGTGAGGACGCAAAGGCTGACCGTATCGTTTTGACCAAGACCAAGGACCTGAACCACTGCCAGGAGAGAATCATTAAGGACATTGGCATGGcttacacacagacatgttttgaGTGTGACGCT AGAGGAAAGACCCTGAAGGGAGCAGCCGCCTTTAACTACATCATGAAGCCAGCACCCACTGGTGCTCTGATCTTGGAGGCATCTGCCACAGAGCTCATCCAGTTCTCACCATTTAACATCTTGAATGGCGCTGCCCAGATGGAGGCTAA ACAAATCCTGACCTTCCTGGAGATTAAGAGGGCACCTTTGGAGCCCATCAGAGCTGAATATCTTCATCGTGGATCCCTGCAGTACGAGTTTGGCAGTGAGCTTCTCCAGACACCCATCCAGCTTCTGAGAATCAGCAATGCTGAGGCTCAG ATCATTGAGATTCTGAACCACCTGGTTACCTTCAATGTGGCCATGGTCCATGAAGATGCCCCTCTGAAGTTTATTGAGCTTGTCCAGCTGCTGCGTGTGGCCAGATTTGAGAGTATCGAGGCTCTCTGGGCTCAGTTCAAAGCTAGACCTGATCATAG GCACTGGATCCTGAATGCTATCCCTGCCATTGGTACTCAAGCTGCCCTGAGGTTCCTCAAGGAGAAGTTCCTTGCTGGTGAGCTGTCTTCTGCTGAAGCTGCTCAAGCTCTGCTGACTTCTGTGCAATTGGTGACAGCTGACCTGGAGGCCATCAAGCTTGCTGAG GGCCTGGCATTGAACCGCAACATCCAAGAAAATCCAGTTCTGCGTGAGATCGCCATGCTGGGCTATGGAACCCTGGTTGCAAAATACTGTGCAGAGAACGCAGCTTGCCCAGCTGAGCTTGTGAGG CCTATCCATGAATTCGCCATCCAGGCTCTGGAAGCAGGTGAAATTGAGGAGCTTGCCATCGCTATTAAAGTTCTGGGTAATGCTGGACATCCTGCTAGCCTTAAGCCAATCATGAAACTCCTGCCTGGCTTTGGAAGTGCTGCTGCCAGTCTCCCGCTCAGAGTTCACTTTGATGCTATTATGGCTCTGAGGAACATCGCAAAAAGGGAGCCCAAGATG ATCCAGGAAGTGGCTGTTCAGCTGTTCATGAACAGGGATCTCCATCCAGAGCTCCGTAtggttgctgctgttgttctgtTTGAGACTAAGCTTCCCATGGGTCTGGTGACCACTCTTGCTGAAGCCgtcttgaaagaaaaaaacctgcAGGTCGCTAGCTTTGTCTACTCTTACATGAAAGCCATGACCAAAACCACAGCTCCTGACACTGCCTCTCT TGCTGCAGCCTGTAATGTTGCTGTGAAGATGCTCAGCCCCAAATTTGACAGATTGAGCTACCGTTTCAGCAGAGCTCTCTATTTTGATGCTTACCATA ATCCCTGGATGATGGGTGCTGCTGCCAGCATTTTCTACATCAATGATGCTGCAACTGTTTTGCCAAAAGCCATAGTGGCCAAAGTTCGTACATACATGGCTGGAGCTTATGCTGATGTTCTTGAG TTTGGAGTGCGGACTGAGGGAGTCCAGGAGGCCCTTTTGAAAATCAATAATGCTCCTGATGCCGATAGGATTGCCAAGATGAAACAAGTCATGAAGGCT CTTTCTGAGTGGAGGGCTCATCCTTCCAGCAAACCCCTGGCTTCTGTGTATGTAAAATTCTTTGGACAGGAAGTTGCATTCGCCAACATTGACAAAGCTATTGTTGACCAGATTGTTGAG CTCACCACTGGACCTGCAGTTGCAGCTACTGGCAGAAGGGTTTTGGATGCTCTGCTGTCTGGTTTTGCAATACACTATGCTAAACCAGTGTTGGTTGCTGAGGTTCGTCGCATCATTCCCACCTCTGTTGGTTTACCTATGGAGCTCAGTTTCTATACTGCTGCTGTTGCCGCTGCATCTGTTCAGT TCCAAGCCACTGTGACACCACCTCTGCCCGAGAACTTCCATGCTGCTCAGGTTCTGAGGAGTGATATCAGCATGAAGGCTGCAGTTTCTCCAAG TGTTTCCATGCACACATATGCTGTTCTGGGTGTGAACACTGCTTTCATCCAGGCTGCACTGATGTCAAGAGCCAGAGTTCACACAATTGTTCCTGCAAAGATGGAAGCAAGAGCTGACATAATTAAGGGCAACTTCAAATTTCAGTTCCTTCCTGTTCAGAACATTGACACCATTGCTTCTGCACT TGTTGATACATTTGCTGTTGCAAGAAATGTGGAAGATCTTGCAGCTGCTAAAATCACAGCAGTGGTCccggctgcagctgcagctgcagcacagctgTCAAGGGAGACATTTACTTCAAGGATTTCTAAGATGGCATCCTCTTTGATTGGTGGCATG TCAATGTCATCTGAAATCATCCCCGCTGACCTGTCAAGACAAACTGCCAGGATCCTGAAAGCCCCCAAAGCGTTTCAGAAGAAGATGTGTGCTGCAATTGAAACTTTTGGATTCAAGGCATGCACTGAGATTGAATCTCACAACGCCGCTTTCATCAGAAACTGCCCGCTGTATGCCTTAATCGGAAAGCatgctgtttttgttaaaaTTGCCCCAG CTGGACCAGTCATTGAGAAGATTGAAGTCGAGGTTCAAGTTggagagagagcagcagaaaagatCGTTAAAGTAATTAACATGAGCGAGGAAGAAGAAATTCTCGAGGATAAGAACGTCCTCATGAAACTTAAGAAAatcctggttcctggtttaAACAGCACAGCAAaatcctccagctccagcagctctcAGTCCAGCAGCTATCGTTCAAGCATCTCCTCCTCTGCATCAGCCAAGacttcctccagctcctcgtcTCGGCCCATAAGCAAGATCGCTGGTGTTGCCCCCATCCACAAGGCATCAAGGAGAGTGAGCAGCAGTTCCTCCAGCAGCCGATCAATCGCTcgctccagcagctcctccaggagTGCTTCAAATAGCCGTTCATCTCTTGGATCCAGCAGTCGCTCTTCCAGCTCTAgctcctccaggtccagctctctGTCCAAG CAAGAACTATTTGCCATGAAGTTTACCAAGAACCACATCCACCAG CATGCTGTCTCCACAGCTCGTGCCAGCAGCAAGAGCAGTGCCTACAGCTTCGAATCCATTTACAATAAG GCTAAGTATTTGGCTAACTCAGTCAGTCCTGCTGTGACCATTCTGATCCGTGCTGTGAGAGCTGACCACAAGGTCCAGGGATACCAGATTGCTGCTTACTTTGACAAGGCCACTGCCAGGCTGCAGCTCATTTTAGCCAACCTGGCTGAGAATGACAACTGGAGAATCTGTGCTGATGGCATGATGCTGAGCTACAACAAGCTGatg GCCAAGATTGCCTGGGGCATTGAATGCAAGCAGTACGAAACCGAAATCATAGCTGAAACTGGTCTTGTAGCTCAAGAACCTGCTTTCCGTCTGAAGCTGACCTGGAACAAACTTCCTACAAGCATGAAGCGCTATGCAAAGAT GCTGTCTGAATACATTTCCCATTTTGCTCTGGAAACTGGGGTGAGCCTGGCAAAGGTCAAGAATGTCCGTAATCAGATCAAACTGACTGTGGCTGTTGCATCTGAGACAAGCCTGAACATTGTGCTGAAGACACCAAAG AGGACCTTTTACAAACTTGGAGTGGGTGTTGTTGTTTCCCTACCTTTTGGAGACACTGCTGCTGAGCTGGATGCATACCAGAGCAACTGGGCTGACAAGATCTCCTACATGATCACCAAGGctcatgcag TTGAGTGCAACCTGGTCAGAGACACCCTGATCACATTCAACAACAGGAAATACGAAAATGAGATCCCACACTCTTGCTACCAGGTCTTGGCTCAGGATTGCACACCAGAACTCAAATTCATGGTTCTGCTGAAGAGGGACCAAACACAGGAACAGAACTTGATCAGCATAAAGATTGGAAACCT GGATGTCGACATGTATCCAAAAGACAGTGCTATTTTTGTGAAGGTGAATGGAGTCGAAATCCCCATCGCCAACCTGCCATACCAACACCcatcag GCAAAGTACAGATCAGACAGAGAGGTGAGGGCATCGCTCTCCATGCTCCCAGCCATGGCCTTCAGGAGGTCTTCTTTGACGCCAACGCACTCAAG ATTAAAGTTGTTGACTGGATGAGAGGACAGACTTGTGGACTCTGTGGAAGGGCTGACGGAGAAATCAGACAGGAGTACCGCACACCCAATGAACGGATAACCAAGAATGCAGTCAGCTATGCTCATTCCTGGGTGCTGCCTGGAAAGACTTGCCGCGACACCTCTG AGTGTTTTGTGCAGCATGAATCTGTGAAGCTGGAGAAGCAGGTTACCCTCCAAGGCCAGGAATCTAAGTGCTACTCCGTTGAGCCTGTGCTGCGCTGCCTGCCTGGATGCATGCCAGTGAGAACTACTTCCGTCAACATTGGTTTCCACTGCCTGCCAGCTG ACTCAAATGTGAACCGTTCTGATGGTCTAAGCAACATCTACGAGAAGAGCATTGACCTGATGGAAACTGTCGAAGCCCACCTTGCCTGTCGCTGCACTGCTCAGTGTGCTTAA
- the spata1 gene encoding spermatogenesis-associated protein 1: MELSCESVRHVDDRRPASCKFVELHVLYVPGDQWNEKLNKVPAEAIESFISAGFIRVYPDITLKTLRSELDALLGAERGNNKFSFLKCVGRSLALVKSRQERDLKVKTFAPPYAAQPELYLLPAVENDSSVCSQSLTPDTSSSSPDHQIYHQPPKMCILSTGTKEPVRFPHIPQCSQQPPPTSRLGEEEEEEEENVDEEEDDDDEEEGDDESYSSSEEGEVEEDEVVSSIRRTEQECCPGKPRSKQSAPKHVSLNKAFQHCEVGSAQMKELSDKEETWRKRKQYLRGNRAARHSEAAETLEDRDSGFSLTDGVGKSKDTHTLKAIKNKPTTRVTAALSRPVRCTSPPPVPDLDTVHHETAASSAFHTNREDLMEEIKMVREERKQLEWTRQELLRKGKDLLAQNRHRRNQARDSWKKKYFETKKATTPLENTLRDLRQELETFYNKLLHQLQARDHRGKPRRQGRSSVKNELIIQIMTESHDIDNLKRKVEDAKMKLVTEIKLRKQAATELRALKAELAQKKSQSSHTGVMGHTLRDRPQVQSSSI, translated from the exons ATGGAACTGTCTTGTGAGTCGGTGAGACATGTGGATGACAGGAGACCAGCCAGTTGCAAG tTTGTGGAGCTCCATGTGCTGTATGTGCCTGGTGACCAGTGGAATGAGAAGCTCAATAAGGTCCCTGCTGAAGCCATAGAGAGCTTCATATCTGCCGGCTTCATCAG GGTCTATCCAGACATCACCCTGAAGACTCTGAGGAGTGAGCTGGACGCTCTGCTTGGCGCTGAGAGGGGCAACAACAAATTCTCCTTCCTGAAATGCGTGGGCCGCAGTCTGGCACTG GTCAAAAGCAGACAAGAGAGAGACCTGAAAGTGAAAACATTTGCTCCGCCATAT GCCGCGCAACCGGAGCTTTACCTGCTGCCTGCTGTGGAGAACGACAGCAGCGTCTGCTCCCAGTCTCTTACCCcagacaccagcagcagctccccaGACCACCAAATCTATCACCAACCTCCCAAGATGTGCATTCTGTCAACAGGCACAAAGGAGCCTGTTAGATTTCCCCACATCCCTCAGTGTTCCCAGCAGCCACCTCCCACTTCCCgactgggagaggaggaggaggaggaggaggagaatgttgatgaggaggaggatgacgatGATGAGGAAGAAGGTGATGATGAGAGCTACAGCTCCTCAGAGGAAggagaagtagaagaagatgaagtcGTCTCTTCCATCAGGAGAACAGAGCAGGAGTGTTGCCCAGGGAAGCCTCGATCAAAGCAAAGCGCCCCAAAGCATGTTTCACTGAATAAAG CTTTCCAGCACTGTGAAGTCGGTTCAGCTCAGATGAAGGAGTTGTCAGACAAAGAAGAAACttggagaaagaggaagcagTACCTCAGAGGAAACCGAGCAGCCAGACATTCAGAAGCAGCAGAGACTCTGGAGGACAGAGATTCAGGATTCTCCCTCACAGATGG GGTTGGGAAatccaaagacacacacacactgaaggccatcaaaaacaaaccaacaactaGG GTGACAGCAGCGTTGTCTCGACCTGTTCGGTGCACCTCTCCACCTCCAGTTCCAGACTTGGACACGGTCCACCATGAAACAGCGGCTTCTTCTGCCTTTCACACTAACA GAGAGGATCTAATGGAGGAGATCAAGATggtgagggaggagaggaagcagctgGAGTGGACCAGACAAGAGTTGCTAAGAAAGGGGAAAGACTTGTTAGCTCAGAACAGACACCGCAGGAACCAAG CACGtgacagctggaaaaaaaaatatttcgaAACCAAAAAGGCCACAACACCACTGGAAAACACCTTGAGAGATTTGAGACAAGAGTTGGAGACTTTTTACAACAAACTGCTGCACCAGCTCCAAGCCAGAGATCACAGAGGAAAGCCACGACGGCAAGGAAGATCTTCAGTCAAG AATGAACTCATCATTCAGATCATGACAGAGAGTCACGATATTGACAACCTGAAGAGGAAAGTAGAAGATGCCAAGATGAAGCTGGTAACAGAGATAAAG TTGAGAAAGCAGGCTGCCACGGAGCTGAGAGCCCTGAAGGCTGAGCTGGCCCAGAAGAAGAGTCAGTCATCTCACACTGGTGTGATGGGACATACGTTGAGGGACAGACCACAAGTTCAAAGCAGCTCCATCTAA